A DNA window from Paenibacillus andongensis contains the following coding sequences:
- a CDS encoding ABC transporter permease subunit gives MQSLGSLLGLVLIVVILSVVNGDFLTVGNIFNVLRQISINALIAFGMTFVILTGGIDLSVGSILALSSAFTAGLMASGMNTWLAVGIGLVGGLVMGAINGLLITKGKVAPFIATLATMTVFRGLTLVYTQGRPITGFKEDFALLGKGYFLQIPMPIIWMVIAFAVLYIILKHTTFGRRVYALGSNEEATWLSGINTSKVKILVYSISGLLAAISGIILTSRLNSAQPTAGGAFELDAIAAVVLGGTSLSGGRGWIVGTLIGAMIIGVLDNGLNLLNVSSFYQQVVKGIVILIAVLLDRSKARK, from the coding sequence ATGCAGAGTCTTGGGTCTTTATTGGGATTGGTTCTAATTGTAGTTATTTTGTCGGTAGTGAACGGTGATTTTTTAACCGTTGGTAATATTTTTAACGTTCTTCGTCAAATTTCGATTAATGCTCTTATTGCCTTCGGTATGACATTCGTTATTCTGACTGGGGGAATCGATCTTTCTGTAGGATCCATACTGGCCTTATCAAGTGCTTTTACGGCTGGTTTAATGGCAAGCGGGATGAATACGTGGCTAGCTGTAGGAATCGGTTTAGTTGGCGGTTTGGTCATGGGAGCGATCAATGGATTGTTAATTACGAAAGGTAAGGTAGCTCCATTTATTGCGACACTGGCAACAATGACAGTATTCCGCGGACTTACCTTAGTTTATACGCAGGGAAGGCCAATCACGGGCTTCAAAGAGGATTTCGCTTTGTTAGGGAAAGGGTATTTTCTGCAAATTCCAATGCCAATTATATGGATGGTTATTGCATTTGCAGTTTTATATATTATTTTAAAGCATACAACTTTTGGTCGACGTGTATACGCACTCGGCAGCAACGAGGAGGCGACTTGGCTTTCAGGTATTAACACATCGAAAGTAAAAATCTTGGTTTACTCGATTAGCGGTCTATTAGCTGCAATTAGCGGTATCATTCTAACTTCCAGACTTAACTCCGCTCAGCCGACAGCAGGAGGAGCTTTTGAACTGGATGCGATTGCAGCCGTAGTTCTTGGTGGAACCAGCTTATCAGGGGGAAGAGGTTGGATTGTCGGTACATTAATCGGAGCCATGATCATTGGTGTATTGGACAACGGTCTTAACCTATTAAATGTTTCGTCTTTTTATCAACAGGTGGTTAAAGGGATAGTCATCTTAATTGCTGTATTGTTAGACCGATCAAAGGCTCGAAAATAA
- the rbsB gene encoding ribose ABC transporter substrate-binding protein RbsB — MKKMNLVLSAVVAVFLILAGCSTQSKVEGGATAAPSATTDSKAATGKMTIGLSVSTLNNPFFVTLKDGADKAAKEAGATLVVVDAQNDTAKQISGIEDLIQKKVSVILINPTDSDAIVTAVQSANKANIPVITVDRAANGGTVVTHIASDNVKGGKMAGDFILKTLGDKGNLVELQGIAGTSAARDRGKGFHDAVDGKAGVKVIASQPADFDRAKGLSVMENILQGNKDIQAVFAHNDEMALGALQAIQASGKNIAVVGFDATDDAVKAVNDGKLAATVAQKPASIGDTAVKTALKVLKGEKVEKFIPVDLELITKK; from the coding sequence ATGAAAAAAATGAATCTCGTATTGTCCGCCGTAGTAGCGGTGTTCCTGATATTGGCTGGTTGTTCGACTCAATCTAAGGTTGAGGGAGGAGCTACTGCTGCACCATCAGCTACCACGGATAGCAAAGCAGCTACAGGTAAGATGACAATTGGGCTTTCCGTATCCACTTTAAATAATCCATTCTTCGTCACCTTGAAAGATGGTGCGGATAAAGCGGCAAAAGAAGCTGGTGCTACTTTGGTCGTTGTAGATGCTCAAAATGATACAGCGAAACAAATTAGCGGCATTGAAGATTTAATTCAGAAAAAGGTAAGCGTAATTCTTATCAATCCAACAGATAGCGACGCGATTGTTACTGCAGTTCAATCTGCCAATAAAGCCAATATTCCTGTAATTACGGTTGACCGTGCAGCCAATGGCGGAACAGTCGTTACTCACATTGCTTCAGATAATGTAAAAGGCGGCAAAATGGCAGGCGACTTTATTTTGAAAACCCTTGGTGATAAAGGTAATCTAGTAGAACTTCAAGGGATCGCAGGAACTTCTGCAGCACGTGATCGAGGAAAAGGCTTCCATGATGCTGTTGACGGAAAAGCTGGCGTAAAAGTGATTGCTTCTCAACCTGCTGATTTCGACCGAGCAAAAGGGCTTTCCGTAATGGAAAATATTTTACAAGGAAATAAAGATATTCAGGCGGTATTTGCTCATAATGATGAAATGGCATTAGGTGCCCTTCAAGCGATTCAAGCATCTGGTAAAAATATTGCTGTAGTTGGTTTCGATGCTACCGATGACGCGGTTAAAGCTGTAAATGACGGGAAACTTGCCGCAACAGTAGCTCAAAAACCGGCATCCATCGGAGACACAGCTGTGAAAACAGCGTTGAAAGTGCTTAAAGGGGAAAAAGTTGAAAAATTTATTCCGGTAGATTTGGAATTGATTACGAAAAAATAA
- a CDS encoding methyl-accepting chemotaxis protein, with protein sequence MNQRFKKIKLTVGKKLYAGFIVILLLMCMLGLTTINQLKSVNVKSINITTDRLPGIELINEINYLTEQVRSLELRTLIEPNQSLIGELNAQTQIAMEKIENDFQTYAKTIATDEEQVNFDSLKEEWDKYKSLHNQFIELSKKINLIYKGSGDKGDQLLQFLRDSQKVFDNMQINVNFLVKINHDGSIKAGEESQQVYHSGIITSLVFIIISLIISMILAYFITRNISNPVRLVSRMLEQVASGDLRIKAMKVKNRDEIGNLVNSLNQMVGNLQSIVIRIQQASLTVASSSEDLSGSSEETSLSTEQITTAMQEVAAGAENQMLGFSETSKAMEEMSKGIQNIAEASSNASDLAIETTKGAIQGNEMIHLAIHRMNAVNDIVQKSAAELIQLNDRSKEIGGIVNMITEIASQTHLLALNASIEAARAGELGRGFSVVAAEVKKLAEESERSAQQIQELIRSIQTDTSRAVLSMNEGVSEIHDGMKSVSLAGAAFEEIVGAFDSLSIQIQEIASSSEQMSASSEQVTASVLEMTHISKKSYSHTQNVAETSIGQLASMQEITASSNTLTVVAQELQQVISMFKIDKE encoded by the coding sequence GTGAATCAACGATTTAAAAAAATAAAACTAACTGTCGGTAAGAAGTTATATGCCGGCTTTATCGTAATTTTGTTATTGATGTGTATGCTTGGTTTGACAACAATAAATCAATTGAAATCTGTGAACGTTAAATCTATAAACATTACTACAGACCGGTTGCCTGGCATTGAATTGATTAATGAGATTAATTATTTAACGGAGCAAGTACGTTCCCTGGAACTTCGAACTTTAATTGAACCCAATCAATCTTTAATTGGAGAACTTAACGCCCAAACGCAAATAGCCATGGAGAAGATCGAAAATGACTTTCAGACATATGCAAAGACGATTGCCACTGATGAAGAGCAAGTAAATTTCGATTCGTTAAAAGAAGAGTGGGACAAATATAAATCTTTACATAACCAATTTATTGAGTTATCCAAAAAAATTAATCTCATTTATAAGGGGTCAGGAGACAAAGGAGATCAGCTTTTACAATTCTTAAGGGATTCACAAAAAGTATTTGATAATATGCAAATCAATGTGAACTTTTTAGTTAAAATCAATCATGATGGTTCAATAAAGGCGGGAGAAGAGTCTCAACAGGTCTATCATTCAGGTATTATAACTTCTCTAGTTTTCATTATCATCTCGCTCATTATTTCCATGATTCTTGCCTATTTTATTACCCGAAATATTTCTAATCCAGTACGTTTGGTATCTCGTATGCTAGAGCAGGTGGCATCAGGTGACCTTAGAATCAAAGCAATGAAAGTGAAAAACCGCGATGAAATTGGTAATTTGGTAAATTCACTAAATCAAATGGTTGGAAATTTACAAAGTATTGTAATTCGGATTCAACAAGCTTCCCTAACAGTAGCTTCTTCGTCAGAGGATTTGTCGGGGAGTTCGGAAGAAACATCCCTATCTACGGAGCAGATTACAACAGCCATGCAAGAAGTAGCCGCAGGGGCGGAGAATCAAATGTTGGGATTCTCTGAAACAAGTAAGGCCATGGAAGAAATGTCAAAAGGCATTCAGAATATAGCTGAAGCTTCAAGCAATGCGTCAGATCTTGCAATTGAAACGACAAAAGGAGCTATTCAAGGTAATGAAATGATCCATTTAGCTATCCATCGGATGAATGCTGTAAACGATATTGTACAAAAGAGTGCTGCTGAACTTATCCAATTAAATGATCGTTCTAAAGAAATAGGCGGCATAGTAAATATGATTACCGAGATCGCATCTCAAACACATTTGCTTGCTTTGAATGCTTCGATAGAGGCAGCTCGTGCGGGGGAACTAGGGAGAGGCTTTTCAGTCGTTGCCGCAGAAGTTAAAAAGTTAGCAGAGGAGTCTGAACGGTCAGCTCAGCAAATTCAGGAATTAATTCGGAGTATTCAAACGGATACAAGTCGCGCTGTCTTGTCCATGAATGAAGGAGTAAGTGAAATTCATGACGGGATGAAATCTGTCAGCTTAGCGGGAGCCGCTTTTGAAGAAATCGTGGGTGCATTCGACAGCTTATCTATCCAGATTCAAGAGATTGCATCATCATCCGAACAAATGTCCGCGAGTAGTGAACAAGTGACTGCGTCCGTATTGGAAATGACTCATATCTCTAAAAAGTCTTATAGCCATACCCAAAATGTTGCAGAAACTTCCATTGGACAATTAGCTTCTATGCAAGAAATCACAGCTTCTTCGAATACTTTAACTGTAGTCGCACAAGAATTACAACAAGTAATAAGTATGTTCAAAATCGATAAAGAATAA
- a CDS encoding response regulator transcription factor: protein MKKTKLLIVDDEWIIADSLSSMEEWDERHIEVVGIAHNGYDAIRYLEAEPIGLVISDIRMPDMDGLQLLQYIYEEMSNTQVILISGYEDFTYARTALKYGAKGYILKPIDTDELLETVDRLLGSRNPETGADIEAVQPELPLTYHKEIVRKAMRYIQDHLHTPLSLSDVAETIHLTAHYFGQIFKSESGLLFNSYLTHVRMEKACELLKNSGLKIYEICEQVGYVDPKYFAKVFQKQFGMTPNEFRQKK from the coding sequence ATGAAGAAAACAAAGCTATTGATCGTCGACGATGAATGGATCATTGCGGACAGTTTAAGCTCGATGGAGGAATGGGACGAGCGGCACATCGAGGTCGTCGGCATCGCTCACAACGGATACGACGCAATCCGTTATCTGGAGGCGGAGCCGATCGGGCTTGTCATCTCCGATATCCGCATGCCGGATATGGACGGACTGCAGCTGCTTCAATACATTTACGAAGAAATGTCGAATACTCAAGTCATCCTGATCAGCGGTTATGAAGATTTCACCTATGCGAGAACGGCGCTGAAATACGGGGCCAAAGGGTACATCTTGAAGCCCATCGACACGGATGAGCTTCTCGAGACCGTCGATCGTCTCTTAGGATCTCGCAATCCAGAAACTGGAGCCGATATCGAAGCGGTTCAACCCGAGCTCCCCTTGACATATCACAAGGAAATCGTTCGTAAAGCGATGCGGTATATCCAAGACCACCTGCATACACCGCTTTCGCTCTCCGATGTGGCGGAGACTATACATTTGACGGCGCACTATTTCGGACAAATTTTTAAAAGTGAGAGCGGCCTGCTCTTCAACTCGTATTTGACTCATGTCCGGATGGAGAAAGCATGCGAGCTGCTGAAGAATTCGGGACTTAAAATATACGAAATATGCGAGCAGGTCGGCTATGTCGATCCGAAGTATTTTGCCAAGGTATTTCAGAAGCAATTCGGTATGACCCCGAACGAATTCCGGCAGAAGAAGTGA
- a CDS encoding cache domain-containing sensor histidine kinase, with the protein MLFRNSIFSKLLLSFLLLSTIPLMLSGWFTLSSSERKLNEKLQRETINILDQKLKTLSLYIADMRRMGDSIALDPNVLAFLNKPSTAAEQALIPDLNRLLSATQAIRPENIGMTLISDRGLIHAYGYDLRPGATRQSDFHWLSGNEDNANLYTISQMHYRSYSAQEATQPVFSFIRYMRDTGSGARGVLIIDFKIDVLQDLLKNIFLMGDIYNDYASGVIITDRAGEILYPYQAGLFVDDDYKHLEQNYFLIQRYDKTTGWNFTSYFLKSELYKPIYGIRQIALWITIGSIVVCVIVSLILSDRISKPILHLRNLMMKVGRGDFDVHYQGGALDEIGVLGQGFNTMVRRIQDLVRQVYDEQDQKRRAEVTAMQSQINPHFLYNTLESINSLARKTKQQEISRMIVLLGKLLRMSIGTFDDMIRIEKEVAYVRNYLEIHKLRMKEGFRYDIQLDPQLLHLYTIKWILQPVIENAIIHGLDPKQRDGNIEVKGWLDGNDVYISVSDQGVGMGTEALLQLSNDLEHRAIELTKHHGKVGLFNVQSRIKLYFGTNYGIHVESVQGNGMTVTFKLPRKEST; encoded by the coding sequence TTGTTGTTCCGGAACTCGATTTTCTCCAAGCTGCTTCTGTCGTTCCTGCTGCTCTCGACCATACCGCTTATGCTATCGGGCTGGTTTACGCTATCAAGCTCCGAACGTAAGCTGAATGAAAAGCTCCAAAGGGAAACGATCAATATACTCGATCAAAAGTTGAAAACGCTCTCTCTTTATATTGCCGACATGCGGCGCATGGGGGACTCGATCGCCCTGGACCCGAACGTCTTGGCTTTCCTAAACAAGCCGAGCACCGCGGCAGAACAAGCCCTTATCCCCGACCTGAATCGTTTATTGTCTGCCACCCAAGCTATTCGCCCTGAAAATATCGGAATGACGCTTATTAGCGACCGCGGCCTCATCCATGCTTACGGCTACGATCTGCGTCCCGGTGCCACCCGGCAAAGCGACTTTCATTGGCTTTCTGGGAACGAAGACAATGCGAACTTGTATACGATTTCGCAGATGCACTACCGTTCCTATAGCGCTCAAGAGGCGACTCAACCCGTTTTCTCATTCATCCGTTACATGAGAGACACCGGGTCCGGAGCTCGCGGCGTTCTGATCATCGATTTTAAAATCGACGTGTTGCAGGATTTACTGAAAAACATTTTCTTGATGGGCGACATTTACAACGATTACGCTTCAGGTGTTATTATTACCGATCGGGCGGGAGAGATCTTATACCCATATCAAGCCGGCCTTTTTGTTGACGATGATTATAAACATCTGGAGCAAAACTACTTTCTCATTCAACGCTACGACAAAACGACAGGCTGGAATTTCACCTCCTATTTTTTAAAAAGCGAGCTCTACAAGCCGATTTACGGCATCCGCCAGATCGCTCTCTGGATTACGATCGGCAGCATCGTCGTTTGCGTGATCGTTTCGCTCATTTTATCGGACCGGATTTCCAAGCCCATTCTACATCTTCGCAATCTGATGATGAAGGTCGGCCGTGGCGACTTCGACGTGCACTATCAAGGCGGGGCGTTAGACGAGATCGGCGTCCTCGGTCAAGGCTTCAATACGATGGTGCGCCGCATCCAAGATTTGGTCCGGCAAGTATACGATGAGCAGGATCAGAAGCGTCGCGCCGAGGTGACCGCGATGCAGTCGCAGATCAATCCGCATTTTCTGTACAACACGCTCGAATCGATTAATTCCCTAGCCCGCAAAACGAAGCAGCAGGAAATCAGCCGGATGATCGTGCTACTCGGCAAGCTGCTGCGGATGAGCATCGGCACCTTCGACGATATGATTCGGATTGAGAAAGAGGTTGCTTACGTACGGAATTATCTCGAAATTCACAAGCTGCGGATGAAGGAAGGCTTCCGGTATGACATCCAGCTCGATCCGCAGCTGCTTCACCTATATACGATCAAATGGATTTTGCAGCCCGTCATCGAGAACGCCATCATTCACGGACTCGATCCGAAGCAGCGCGACGGGAATATCGAAGTGAAGGGCTGGCTCGATGGCAATGACGTCTATATCAGCGTCAGCGACCAAGGCGTGGGCATGGGGACGGAGGCGCTGCTGCAGCTAAGTAACGACCTGGAGCACCGGGCGATCGAGCTGACCAAGCATCATGGCAAGGTGGGTTTATTCAATGTGCAATCGCGCATTAAGCTCTATTTTGGGACGAATTACGGTATACACGTGGAGAGCGTCCAAGGAAACGGCATGACCGTGACGTTCAAGCTGCCTAGGAAGGAGTCGACATGA
- a CDS encoding BMP family lipoprotein, which yields MRRKQGLWVMMTALFFWGLTSCGGADLTKTKRQEPAKSETSDKASVHEGRIKVVHYVGGKLGDKGFFDSAERGLKKAEYVFGFETSTVEGGEDSTVWKAGLEKLAASGVYDVIVVGTTPLRELVKELAGRYPKQRFVFYDDTIQGIPNVYAMLYSQSEGSFLAGAFAAMVSTSPELSGANPEKKIGFIGGVDNEIINDFKSGYEQGALFIDPDMQVVAVYVGDFVNQGKAKKLAKTQYLLQKVDIIYNVAGAAGLGLLKAGNEAGKYTIGVDSNQNPLYPGSVLTSMLKNVDESVFRALSKIRGGSLPFGTTEVLGVKVSGIGIARDELYEKYVPNIIKEKIKDIEGKIASGEIRVKSSLTKVSP from the coding sequence ATGAGACGGAAACAAGGACTATGGGTTATGATGACCGCCCTTTTCTTTTGGGGACTAACCAGCTGCGGCGGCGCAGATTTGACCAAGACGAAGCGGCAGGAGCCGGCAAAATCGGAGACGTCGGACAAGGCGTCCGTTCATGAAGGACGGATCAAAGTCGTGCATTATGTTGGCGGCAAGCTGGGCGACAAGGGCTTCTTCGATTCGGCCGAACGGGGACTCAAAAAAGCCGAGTATGTATTCGGCTTCGAAACGTCGACCGTTGAAGGAGGCGAGGATTCCACGGTTTGGAAGGCTGGCCTCGAGAAGCTGGCGGCCTCCGGCGTATATGACGTCATCGTAGTTGGCACGACGCCATTGAGGGAGCTAGTTAAGGAGTTGGCAGGCCGTTATCCGAAGCAGCGGTTTGTGTTCTATGACGATACGATTCAAGGAATACCGAATGTTTACGCGATGCTCTATTCGCAGAGCGAGGGTTCGTTCCTCGCGGGCGCTTTCGCCGCGATGGTCTCGACGAGCCCGGAGCTGAGCGGGGCAAATCCCGAGAAAAAAATCGGTTTCATTGGGGGCGTGGATAACGAAATCATTAATGATTTCAAGTCGGGTTACGAGCAGGGCGCTTTGTTTATCGATCCGGATATGCAAGTGGTAGCGGTTTACGTCGGCGATTTTGTGAACCAAGGCAAGGCGAAGAAATTGGCGAAAACGCAGTACTTGTTGCAGAAGGTTGACATTATATATAACGTGGCCGGCGCCGCCGGGTTGGGTCTGCTGAAAGCAGGGAATGAAGCCGGCAAATACACGATCGGGGTCGACAGCAACCAGAATCCATTGTATCCGGGCAGCGTGCTCACCTCCATGCTCAAAAATGTGGATGAGTCCGTTTTTCGTGCTTTAAGCAAAATCCGCGGTGGTTCGCTGCCATTCGGTACGACGGAGGTGCTTGGTGTGAAGGTGAGCGGGATCGGGATTGCCAGGGACGAGCTGTATGAGAAGTACGTTCCAAATATAATTAAGGAAAAAATAAAAGATATTGAGGGCAAGATCGCCAGCGGGGAAATCAGGGTCAAGTCCTCCTTGACAAAAGTGAGTCCATAA
- the rbsK gene encoding ribokinase: MMNKPRIVVIGSLNMDIVVETSRFPRVGETLTGEHVHFIPGGKGANQAVAAARLGGQATMIGSVGDDMFGQSLIESLQQDAISTDHVIRIAGTPTGIASIMLAESDNQIVVVPGANASCLPEHIQAVEQVIAEHDIVLVQLEIPLETASAVCQLAKKLGKTVILNPAPARKLSEAMLKCVDYITPNRLELATLTGIDASGDQLQTAMEALLDLGPSCVITTLGEEGSAFLRKGESLVKVPAYRVPVVDTTGAGDAYNGGLAYALAAGSELKEAVAFACKVSAMSVTKLGAQAGMPTQEDLKTFNQP, encoded by the coding sequence ATGATGAATAAACCCCGTATTGTGGTCATCGGGAGCTTGAATATGGACATTGTAGTGGAAACGTCTCGATTTCCGCGTGTCGGGGAAACTCTGACAGGCGAGCATGTCCACTTTATACCAGGCGGCAAAGGCGCGAATCAGGCCGTAGCTGCTGCGAGACTAGGCGGTCAGGCGACGATGATTGGCTCCGTGGGAGACGATATGTTCGGACAATCGCTCATTGAATCGCTTCAGCAGGATGCGATTTCCACAGATCATGTCATTCGGATCGCCGGAACCCCGACAGGTATCGCCTCTATCATGCTGGCCGAGTCGGACAACCAAATTGTAGTCGTTCCGGGGGCCAACGCAAGCTGTTTGCCAGAACATATTCAAGCCGTGGAGCAAGTCATCGCTGAGCATGATATCGTGCTCGTGCAATTGGAAATTCCGCTTGAAACGGCTTCGGCCGTTTGCCAGTTAGCGAAGAAGTTAGGCAAGACAGTGATCTTGAATCCAGCACCTGCGCGCAAGCTGTCGGAGGCTATGCTGAAATGCGTGGACTATATAACGCCGAACCGCTTAGAGCTGGCGACACTCACTGGCATTGATGCTTCTGGCGATCAGCTGCAGACAGCAATGGAAGCGCTGCTTGATCTGGGACCGAGCTGTGTCATAACGACGCTCGGCGAGGAAGGCTCTGCCTTTCTACGCAAAGGAGAATCATTAGTGAAAGTTCCAGCTTACCGTGTTCCTGTTGTTGATACGACTGGAGCTGGTGACGCCTACAACGGTGGACTAGCCTATGCGCTGGCCGCGGGCAGTGAGTTGAAAGAGGCGGTAGCTTTCGCTTGTAAGGTGTCTGCGATGTCTGTAACAAAGCTCGGTGCACAAGCTGGCATGCCGACCCAGGAAGATTTAAAAACATTTAACCAACCATAA